Genomic DNA from Brassica rapa cultivar Chiifu-401-42 chromosome A04, CAAS_Brap_v3.01, whole genome shotgun sequence:
GTGAAATTTCCACTCTCATTTTTAATCTTCCAGGGTTCACTCCGGAATGTTGGCAGACCCTTCTTCCGAGTGACACTCTGCACGAGCTCATGACGTTCCACTCCATAGGTGAATTCTCCTGATGACGGATCATCCGAGCTTCTCCAAGATTCCAAGACCCTATTTATATTCGATTTGGCATCAAACCCTAGTTTCATATTGGACACTAAAGCATCCGTCGGAAAATCGAAACTCTGCCACAAACACCCAGTTGATGAGTCGTTGTTGAAGTACCTTAACACGAAGTTCCCACTGTCAAGAAGCTCTCCAGTCACTAGTGATTTCATGAGATTTGTGCTAGTCCTATTGGTCCACCAGACGCGGGTACCGTGTTGATCAAGGAGTACCAGGTTGGTATCCAAGATTTTGAGGGTTCCTACGGGCTTCGACATTGGGTTGTCTCTATTCGCAACCCATACGACTTCCTGAGGAAACCTGTGGTGCCATATGCCGAGATACCAGCGGTCAGCTACTCCGGAAGTTGTCGACGGTTTAAAGAAACCAAACACAAAGACTTTTTCTGGGGACAAGATGTTTCTTCGAGTAGATATCTTAAACGGCTCTGTCGATACAATTTTCGAATCATATTTTGAGGAAAGATGGAGAACTAAGATGAAGAAAAAACGTACCttcatctctctttttctttttttgtttacttttgtGTTGTTTAGTCATTGacggtatatatatttttgttctacACTAAGTTCAGTTGACCATATACGCTTTGAATTTTCACAATATTGCTTTGACTTTTACAATCTGTCTATTAATTTGAACACAAATGATAGCAAAACTACATGTGCAATTAATTTAACTATTCAGGAAAAAGCATAGCATATGAAGTCCTTGACTAATCGAACAAACTCCACATCGATGATATCAAAACATGATCCTCTATTTTAGGTCATGCAAACCTATGTTTGCCGGGAGACGCGGATGCTCCTTAGTGTTTGGCCATCCCGAGAAAATTCACTGCTTTCTAAAACTTCTTAAGGAGAaccatttttattaaaatatcagtaaaatttagtgttttgtttatggcgttaaaaatattttttaaaaaaaaaactttagcaattactgttatttttaattatttttgtccaagtattttagggtttaggatcaAGGGTTTAGTATTTTCAAGATTTAGTGTCTAGTGTtttaatttagggtttaggttttatcCAAAGTTTAGGATATttcaagggtttagagtttagtattttgctgacggcgataaaaatatttttaaaaaattctttttttacaactactactatttttatttattttacctttttatattaaaaatataatatacctacaatatttttttaaagatattgaatatgaaataacaaaatactattaattgatgaatctagaggttcaccctagagAGTGAACCCAAAAATAACTCTAGATAATATGCCAAATTGTCGACTAGGATCTTTTGCTTTCAATAAACCTTCTTCTTTTGAAAAtccaaagaaaattaaaaatgtattaaactttaaggaaaaaaaaataaaacctacaaacaaaattaatttccaAGTAAAAGAAAAACCATAAATGTGAAAAATGTGAAGTCTTTGATTTCCTATTTTCTCTCCTGGCTAGTGTTTCACAGACATTTTTGTGGAAGGCCCTGtaattttctttctaaaaaaagattgaaaatgCTTTATATTGAAGAATCAGATGATTTTTTAAATTCACAAATTACTAAATCTAAATCAAAAAGAAGAGATcaatcagaaaagaaaaaatatacaaatggcCAGCAGCGTAAACAGTGTTGTGTTCGTTGTTTTTTTGATGATCTTATTGATTTCTACAGGTAAACAATCATTTCAAATAggtctaaaaaaaaaacaatcattccaaataagcaaaattatgGTGTCTCCGTTagattattttatatgtacttgtttatataatatattcaaaattgtaGCATCTAAAGTTAAGATGGCATATTAGTGCTAAAAGGTAAAAAACTAAATGATATATAgggataatttttatttttattttacatctaTATTTACGTACTTTGCAAACATATTTCTGTAAATGTTTGCAAACATATATCATCAGGGAATTAAGGTGTTTTATTTTTCTAGTATGTTAATTTTGtaacaatttttaaatatcaCATGCACAAATCTAACAACTGCTATgtaatttcttatacaattattttttttgtttttgatctaAACGTAATCCGCAcaactttattatatatttaatcaatATGATTTACATATTTCTCACTTTCCAGAAATACAAAATGGACATGCTCAAAGGCGGGATATATATTGTGAGAAAGTACGAAGCAAGAGGGCTCCACCTGACACTTGTAATAAAAAAGATGCTGATGCATTGTGCAAAAACACTTgttggacgaaagaaacttatATTGAAGGAAAATGTCTACTACTTCCAAAGACTACAAAAAAAGCTTGCTACTGCTGGCAATTCAATTGTtaataaaaaccctaatttgATTATGGTATAAAACTAATTCGCTTgtgttcaaaataataatatgagaAATTTTGTCCTATATTCATAGTAGGACTTAAATTGATTGTATACCTATAATAAATAAAGTGCTATAATGTTTGTGTAATAATTGATGTATTATCCTTGACATGAACACATTTATTTTTACGtgtgaacaatttttttttctttttacaattaTGATTTCTCCATCAATTTTTAATTGGTTTCAGTTCCTATTAAAACAATTATGATTTCTCCATCTATAGGTTTAAAACTTtcaaaacaaacatatattttataaattttatactccctctgtttcaaaatacatgaagttttaatattgtgcataactattaaaaaaatt
This window encodes:
- the LOC108870403 gene encoding putative defensin-like protein 38 produces the protein MASSVNSVVFVVFLMILLISTEIQNGHAQRRDIYCEKVRSKRAPPDTCNKKDADALCKNTCWTKETYIEGKCLLLPKTTKKACYCWQFNC